The sequence CCGCATGCTCGACGAGGCCAACGGCGTGATCGTTCGCGACCACTGGGACAGCTGGCAGCGCCCGCGCGAGCTCAACCATGGCGCGATGGGCTTCCTGCCGCCGGTCGATCAGTTCAAGGGCCACTGACGCGGGCGCGAGCCGGTCGCAGGTCGCAAGGGTGTCACGACGGCGGCAGCTCGTAGCGCGCGAAGTACTGCCGCATCAACCATCGCCGGAACCAGCGGTTGATCCGCGGCAGGTCCACGCACCAGCGCCCCCACAGCACCAGCGAGTGGGGCCCCAGGCTCACGCCGTAGGCGAAGCGAGGCCGGAAGCGATGCGGGTGCAGCGGTGGCACCTGCTCCGCCGACTCCGCCGAGAGCACGGCCGCGACGTTGCGGGCAACCACCTTGGCCTGCCAGAGGCACTCGATGGCGCGCTGCATCGTCGGCCACTCGCCCTCACCACCGACGATGCGCACCGCATCGCCACAGGCGAAGATGGTCGGATCGTCGCGCTCGCGGCTGGCGAAGCACTGCAGCGTCGGGGACACCGCCAACCACCCCTGTGCGGTCTTGGGCAGTGCGAGCGTCGCCAGCAGCGGCGCCGGACGGATGCCGCCGGCCCACATGGCGAGCGCACACGGCAGCACGCTCTCGCCATCGTTGGCATGCAGCGTGACCCTGCCCTCACCGACCGCGGCCACGCGGGTGCCGAGCCGCACGTCGACGCCGAGCGACGCGAGCACCTGGGCGACGCGCGCGGTGATCACCGGCTCGAGGTTCGGCACCAGCCGCGCGTCGGCGCCGACCAACGTCA is a genomic window of Deltaproteobacteria bacterium containing:
- a CDS encoding FAD-dependent oxidoreductase, producing MSSATEPAASTSGPDADVIIVGASFAGIEVLYQLQRRLADRPPRVLVIDRVREHGYIPLMQERLVDALPAARSLLHTAAWIDAQPRTRFVQGEVTDVDVDAHAVVLADGRRFEARVLVLAVGSELVPPPSLPGHERLLSHKSAAQFERLQAALGEALGAGEGTPELVVIGGGISGVELAAELAALRDRPARPWPRAPHVTLVGADARLVPNLEPVITARVAQVLASLGVDVRLGTRVAAVGEGRVTLHANDGESVLPCALAMWAGGIRPAPLLATLALPKTAQGWLAVSPTLQCFASRERDDPTIFACGDAVRIVGGEGEWPTMQRAIECLWQAKVVARNVAAVLSAESAEQVPPLHPHRFRPRFAYGVSLGPHSLVLWGRWCVDLPRINRWFRRWLMRQYFARYELPPS